From a single Cotesia glomerata isolate CgM1 linkage group LG6, MPM_Cglom_v2.3, whole genome shotgun sequence genomic region:
- the LOC123267950 gene encoding uncharacterized protein LOC123267950 — protein sequence MANNLGGNKPDIFRYLERIRRVNIDSLNHWNQLEDGASLFGLVKHQFVAINSNMAAKLSKLQSGELTMLEFLQTAIEANLNDEIIFQLNSTQCKNFLAFSNFLIN from the exons ATGGCTAATAATCTTGGTGGTAACAAACCAGATATTTTTCGTTACTTag AACGAATAAGAAGAGTCAACATCGATAGTCTTAATCATTGGAATCAATTAGAAGATGGAGCGTCATTATTTGGGCTTGTTAAGCATCAATTTGTTGCAATAAACTCCAATATGGCAGCTAAACTCTCAAAACTTCAATCTGGCGAGCTGACGATGTTGGAGTTTTTACAAACAGCTATTGAAGCCAATCTTAATGACGAAATTATCTTCCAGCTGAATTCGACTCagtgtaagaattttttagcattttctaattttttaattaactga